In a genomic window of Melopsittacus undulatus isolate bMelUnd1 chromosome 1, bMelUnd1.mat.Z, whole genome shotgun sequence:
- the CCM2 gene encoding cerebral cavernous malformations 2 protein — MEEEGKKGKKPGIVSPFKRVFLKGEKGRDKKAQEKVTERRPLHTVVVSLPDRVEPDVLLNDYIEKEVKYLGQLTSIPGYLNPSSRTEILHLIDNAKRAHQLPGQLTQEHDAVISLSAYNIKLVWRDGEDLILRVPIHDIASVSYIRDDSSHLVVLKTAQDPGISPSQSLCAESSKALTSGSLSESGVVPVEACCLVVLATENKVTAEELCSLLSQVFQIVYTESTIDFLDRAIFDGASTPTRHMSLHSDDSSTKVDVKESYETEASTFSFPETLDAGDNSPSSFSTQQSPHIKTVSESELSTTATELLQDYMMTLRTKLSSQEIQQFAMLLHEYRNGASIHEFCINLKQLYGDSRKFLLLGLRPFIPEKDSQHFENFLETIGVKDGRGIITDSFGRYRRTLSTTSNSTTNGNGAAGSSDDQSVPSEEDEWDRMISHISNDIEALGCSMDRDSS; from the exons ATGGAGGAGGAGGGCAAGAAAGGCAAAAAG CCTGGAATAGTGTCTCCTTTCAAACGAGTCTTCCTGAAGGGCGAAAAAGGGCGAGATAAAAAAGCCCAGGAGAAGGTTACAGAGAGACGGCCTCTGCATACGGtggtggtgtccctgcctgacCGTGTCGAACCAGATGTGCTGCTGAATGACTACATTGAAAAAGAAGTGAAG TATTTAGGTCAACTCACATCCATCCCAGGGTACCTGAATCCCTCCAGCCGCACGGAAATCCTGCATCTAATCGATAATGCAAAG AGAGCACACCAGCTCCCTGGGCAGCTGACCCAAGAACATGATGCTGTCATCAGCCTCTCTGCCTACAACATCAAGCTGGTGTGGAGGGATGGAGAAGATCTCATCCTCAGGGTCCCCATCCATGACATCGCATCTGTTTCCTACATCCGAGATGATTCTTCTCACTTGGTTGTGCTGAAAACAG CTCAGGACCCTGGGATCTCCCCAAGCCAGAGTCTCTGTGCTGAGAGCTCCAAAGCACTTACTTCAGGCTCGCTGTCTGAGAGCGGGGTGGTTCCTGTTGAAGCTTGTTGCTTGGTGGTCCTGGCTACAGAGAACAAA GTaactgcagaggagctgtgctcaCTTCTCAGCCAAGTCTTCCAGATTGTTTACACTGAGTCCACAATAGACTTCTTGGACAGAGCAATATTTGATGGGGCCTCCACACCGACACGGCACATGTCCTTACACAGTG ATGACTCATCTACAAAAGTGGATGTTAAGGAATCTTACGAAACAGAAGCAAGCACTTT ttcCTTTCCAGAAACCTTGGATGCAGGTGACAACtccccctcttccttctccactCAGCAGTCTCCACACATTAAGACAGTCAGCGAGAGTGAGCTGAGCACCACAGCgacagagctgctccaggacTACATGATGACG CTCCGCACTAAACTCTCTTCCCAAGAGATCCAGCAGTTTGCAATGCTCCTGCATGAATATCGCAACGGGGCTTCAATACATGAATTCTGCATCAACTTGAAGCAGCTCTATGGGGACAGCAGGAAGTTCTTGCTCTTAG GTCTTCGCCCCTTCATCCCCGAGAAGGACAGCCAACACTTTGAGAACTTCCTGGAGACCATCGGGGTGAAGGACGGCCGGGGCATCATCACAGACAGCTTTGGGAGGTACAGGCGGACTCTGAGCACCACCTCCAACTCCACCACCAATGGCAACGGCGCTGCCGGCAGCTCGGATGACCAGTCCGTCCCTTCCGAGGAGGATGAGTGGGACCGGATGATCTCGCACATCAGCAACGACATCGAAGCCCTGGGGTGCAGCATGGACCGCGATTCCTCCTGA
- the NACAD gene encoding NAC-alpha domain-containing protein 1, which yields MPEGSEAAAPPAPGPPPMPTKEEARPQPEGASCDPSPPAAAPPGESCRPPLPADPLDTRIVMGEETRSPSDPELRGGPPLPAVPCPFPAPTKDSPQRQAAEPPSGRTPPAAAAAMDPDLFFTAPSTPIRVGGSRLLPPPAEEQTDGESEGLCSPPTSPSGSYMTAEGGSWGSSGTASTSPSCSPNLVAEAEALAVAEAEAEGMVEVEALSPCLDHPPAFTPPSPEEEEDEEEDGLFALPGGDDGDGQTLEDEEWDMSGAEGLPGAGLIPAALLPFRGSLLFQAEAVEITPLPEEEEEEEEGGSTSASFLRSLSETSITEGVDESFAFHDDTSASSDSAAYDGEEDERLYGTERHAMGAEGAPPGTTTAPPGTDATGDGGIELHLHTGVAPDGDGSLEGSPQHSRGEEPASTVPSVEDTIREDIGTTEPEMQEQDGSKAPPAPSGDGSVQPDGETFLTSSSSSSELEEALTLEHNVPWEPDPIPREYPPPEHSQLPEEPAAMPGAEEEPVVKDDSVMAVLGEGPSMEPVESSSVLQHPSLCSREPQTDGVQQDAAAPANGEPQGGPGIDDDGDSDHELGTVRVDSTELAASDGPDELDTLATNLVTASPPDEPDTVATNLVPPVTASPPGEPDTAATNLVPQVTPSLPDEPDTMATNLVPLVTPSPVPPVTPSPLEEPEPMATDLVPLVTPNLPDEPDTVATNLVPLVMPIPLDEPDTVATNLVSLVTPSLPDEPDTTATDMAPSVTPIPLDEPDTMDTNLVSLVTPSLPDEPDTTATDMVPLVAPSLPDEPDTAPTDTVPLVTPIPPEELDTVATDVVPSVTAVPLDELDTASTEPALVPPVMSSVLAPSSSPQDASPCDASEDLMDAAASSNASLEPPVTTCPTAQETMVHRPEEPDAPTASPEDPPPALLDTSLSSTDSISVAAPEDQAGGAAAPPSPLSHKEDAEDAAARPCLALCLPASPPADPPLLFTASEREVYVGTPLELLQTPGAFSESGAGWQRREDRQRVTAMLQGSFGDLPAPRLPPRPAEPPEASAEPLEGPPSDGATEEPVTPLPGDAPPGQTAGETDAKVLGESSPPSPPSEPPAPPGQQEEEEMMVTTLGTPSSPQPALGASEGGDAQPEPSPEPARDAAPQPHPEPPSAPPAPCSPLPKLSQVPPLAAAPLPCPDAARGPQDTSSGLPAGEERPSVLPPTRKHLEAPQPSPRKEKEARGRQAGPGSRGPPRGSLQSESSSSSEAEAPYPCPEIQRLREAAGIALRQDKQAPAPRRCEPNHKGSCNESESNDESIPELEEPEGSEPPPAQTQVGLTHSLGTGEETVSKAKQSRSEKKARKAMSKLGLRQIHGVTRITIRKSKNILFVITKPDVFKSPASDIYIVFGEAKIEDLSQQVHKAAAEKFKVPMEHSPLITETAPTLTIKEESEEEEEVDETGLEVRDIELVMAQANVSRPKAVRALRHNNNDIVNAIMELTM from the exons CCGCCCCGCCGGCCCCAGGCCCTCCACCGATGCCCACCAAGGAGGAGGCTCGCCCGCAGCCCGAGGGGGCCAGCTGCGACCCCAGCCCCCCGGCTGCTGCCCCCCCCGGCGAGTCCTGCCGGCCCCCCCTGCCCGCAGACCCCCTGGACACCCGCATCGTCATGGGGGAGGAGACGCGCTCCCCCTCCGACCCCGAGCTCCGGGGGGGGCCCCCGCTGCCTGCTGTGCCTTGCCCCTTCCCTGCGCCCACCAAAGATTCCCCCCAGCGCCAAGCGGCTGAGCCCCCCTCCGGGAGAACCCCccccgctgctgctgccgctaTGGACCCCGACCTCTTCTTCACCGCCCCCTCCACCCCCATCCGGGTCGGGGGGTCCCGGCTGCTGCCGCCTCCTGCCGAGGAGCAGACGGACGGGGAGAGCGAGGGGCTCTGCTCCCCCCCGACATCCCCCTCCGGGTCCTACATGACGGCCGAGGGGGGCAGCTGGGGGTCCTCCGGCACGGCCAGCACCTCCCCGTCCTGCTCCCCCAACCTGGTGGCCGAGGCCGAAGCACTGGCGGTGGCTGAAGCTGAGGCTGAAGGCATGGTGGAGGTGGAAGCTCTGTCCCCCTGCCTGGACCATCCCCCTGCCTTCACCCCGCCGTCccccgaggaggaggaggatgaggaggaagatggACTTTTCGCGCTGCCCGGGGGCGATGATGGCGATGGGCAGACGCTGGAGGATGAGGAGTGGGACATGTCGGGGGCGGAGGGGCTGCCCGGTGCGGGCTTGATCCCGGCGGCACTGCTGCCCTTCCGCGGCAGCCTGCTCTTCCAGGCTGAGGCGGTGGAGATCACACCGCTGCCT gaggaagaagaggaggaggaggaaggtggcaGCACCTCAGCCTCCTTCCTGCGCTCGCTATCAGAGACCTCCATCACCGAAGGGGTGGATGAGTCCTTCGCCTTCCATGATGACACCTCCGCCTCCTCCGACTCGGCTGCTTACGATGGCGAGGAGGACGAGCGGCTCTATGGCACCGAGCGCCATGCTATGGGGGCCGAGGGGGCTCCCCCTGGCACTACCACCGCACCCCCTGGCACTGATGCCACTGGGGATGGCGGCATCGAGCTCCACCTTCACACTGGGGTGGCCCCTGATGGTGATGGGTCACTGGAGGGgtccccacagcacagcagaggtgaGGAGCCGGCGAGCACAGTGCCCAGTGTGGAGGACACCATCAGGGAGGACATTGGTACCACGGAGCCAGagatgcaggagcaggatggcagcaaggcccccccagcaccctctGGGGATGGCAGCGTGCAGCCAGATGGCGAGACCTTCCTCAcgtcttcctcttcctcctcagagCTGGAGGAAGCATTAACCCTGGAGCACAACGTCCCATGGGAGCCAGACCCCATTCCCAGGGAGTATCCCCCACCAGAACACTCACAGCTCCCAGAGGAGCCAGCAGCGATGCCGGGTGCTGAGGAGGAGCCAGTGGTGAAGGATGATTCCGTCATGGCAGTACTGGGAGAGGGGCCTAGCATGGAGCCAGTGGAGAGCAGCAGTGTCCTGCAGCACCCGAGCCTCTGCTCCAGGGAACCCCAAACTGACGGGgtgcagcaggatgctgcagcaccagctAACGGGGAGCCCCAGGGTGGCCCTGGGATTGATGATGATGGTGACAGTGACCATGAGCTTGGCACTGTGAGAGTGGACAGCACCGAGCTGGCAGCCAGTGATGGTCCTGATGAGCTGGACACTCTGGCCACCAACCTGGTGACAGCCAGCCCTCCAGATGAGCCGGACACCGTGGCCACCAACCTGGTACCACCGGTGACAGCCAGCCCACCGGGTGAGCCAGACACTGCAGCCACCAACCTGGTGCCACAGGTGACACCCAGCCTGCCAGATGAGCCAGACACCATGGCCACCAACCTGGTGCCACTGGTGACACCCAGCCCGGTGCCACCAGTGACACCCAGCCCACTGGAGGAGCCAGAGCCCATGGCCACTGACCTGGTGCCATTGGTGACACCCAACCTACCAGATGAGCCGGACACCGTAGCCACCAACCTGGTGCCACTGGTGATGCCCATCCCACTGGATGAGCCCGACACTGTGGCCACCAACCTGGTGTCATTGGTGACACCCAGCCTGCCAGATGAGCCGGACACTACAGCTACTGACATGGCACCATCAGTAACACCAATCCCACTGGATGAACCGGACACCATGGACACCAACCTGGTGTCATTGGTGACACCCAGCCTGCCAGATGAGCCGGACACCACAGCTACTGACATGGTACCATTGGTGGCACCCAGCCTGCCAGATGAGCCGGACACTGCACCCACTGACACGGTACCCCTGGTGACACCGATCCCACCAGAGGAGCTGGATACTGTAGCCACCGACGTGGTGCCATCGGTGACAGCAGTCCCACTGGATGAGTTGGACACCGCATCCACTGAGCCTGCCCTGGTGCCACCAGTGATGTCCAGTGtcctggcaccatcctcctcaCCACAGGATGCATCCCCCTGCGATGCCAGTGAGGATCTGATGGATGCGGCAGCCTCATCCAACGCATCCCTGGAGCCACCAGTGACCACGTGTCCCACGGCGCAGGAGACAATGGTGCATCGCCCCGAGGAACCGGATGCTCCCACTGCTTCCCCCGAGGATCCCCCCCCGGCGCTGCTGGAcacctccctctccagcaccgACTCCATCTCTGTCGCAGCTCCTGAGGACCAGGCAGGAGGAGCCGccgccccccccagccccctgTCCCACAAGGAGgatgcagaggatgctgctgcccgTCCCTGCCTGGCCCTCTGCCTGCCCGCCTCGCCCCCTGCCGACCCCCCGTTGCTCTTCACCGCTTCAGAGCGGGAGGTGTACGTGGGGACCCCCCTCGAACTGCTCCAAACACCCGGTGCCTTTTCGGAGAGTGGGGCGGGCTGGCAGCGCCGGGAGGACCGGCAGCGGGTCACTGCCATGCTGCAGGGCTCCTTTGGGGATCTGCCGGCCCCCCGCCTGCCCCCCAGGCCCGCGGAGCCCCCCGAGGCATCTGCAGAGCCCCTGGAGGGTCCCCCCAGTGATGGGGCAACAGAGGAGCCCGTGACCCCTCTGCCTGGTGATGCTCCCCCGGGCCAGACTGCTGGGGAAACCGATGCCAAAGTCCTGGGGGAGAGCAGCCCCCCGAGCCCCCCCAGtgagcccccagcaccccctgggcagcaggaggaagaggagatgaTGGTGACGACGTTGGGGACCCCATCCAGcccccagcctgctctgggTGCCAGCGAAGGGGGGGATGCTCAGCCAGAGCCTTCCCCGGAGCCAGCCAGGGATGCAgccccccaaccccatcccgAACCCCCCAGCGCACCGCCAGCCCCCTGCTCTCCACTCCCCAAACTCAGCCAAGTGCCTCCTCTCGCCGCTGCCCCATTGCCATGTCCCGACGCAGCCCGCGGCCCCCAGGACACCTCATCAGGGCTCCCCGCCGGCGAGGAGCGTCCGTCTGTCCTGCCACCCACCAGGAAGCACCTCGAGG ccccccagcCCTCCCCACGCAAGGAGAAGGAGGCCCGAGGCCGGCAGGCAGGGCCGGGCAGCCGGGGACCCCCCCGGGGGTCGCTGCAGTCGGAGTCGAGCTCCTCCAGCGAGGCAGAGGCTCCGTACCCCTGCCCCGAGATCCAGCGCCTGCGGGAAGCCGCCGGCATCGCCCTGCGCCAGGACAAGCAGGCTCCGGCCCCCCGCCGCTGTGAGCCCAACCACAAAG GGTCCTGTAATGAGTCTGAAAGCAACGATGAGTCCATCCCGGAGCTGGAGGAGCCTGAGGGTTCAGAGCCGCCGCCAGCGCAGACACAGGTTGGG CTCACCCACTCGCTGGGCACGGGGGAGGAGACGGTCAGCAAGGCAAAGCAGAGCCGGAGCGAGAAGAAGGCCAGGAAG GCCATGTCCAAGCTGGGGCTGCGGCAGATCCACGGTGTCACCCGCATCACCATCCGCAAGTCCAAGAACATCCTCTTTGTCATCACCAAACCCGATGTCTTCAAGAGTCCCGCGTCCGACATCTACATTGTCTTTGGGGAAGCCAAG atCGAGGACCTGTCGCAGCAAGTGCACAAGGCGGCGGCAGAGAAGTTCAAGGTGCCGATGGAGCACTCGCCACTGATCACGGAGACAGCCCCGACCCTCACCATCAAGGAGGagagcgaggaggaggaggag GTGGATGAGACGGGACTAGAGGTGAGGGACATCGAGCTGGTGATGGCCCAGGCCAATGTCTCGCGCCCCAAAGCCGTGCGGGCTCTTCGGCACAACAACAATGACATTGTCAATGCCATCATG GAGCTGACCATGTAG